Proteins encoded within one genomic window of Cryptosporangium aurantiacum:
- a CDS encoding dynamin family protein, protein MDGPRLADALEALRASVARVRLGLAVVDAEGARRSQSELVGQVDDYLLPRLRQLDAPMLVAVGGSTGAGKSTLVNTLVGAEVTKAGWLRPTTRAPVLVCHPDDVGWFETDRILPGLSRTTGRPSGSGSGPDADAGARTLQLVPHDAVPQGLALLDPPDIDSVVAENRDLAGQLLAAADLWIFVTTAARYADAVPWDLLHTAAQRTTALAIVLNRVPPEGVKEIGDHLRSMLAAEHLGDTAVFAIPEVELEAERIPDAQIAQLGIWLDDLAADADARDAVIRTTLTGALTSLHDRVTGLSDQLDQQLRTAGELRGQAAERYEAAVDAVDEGVRSGTVLRGEVLARWQEFVGTGQFTRNLEAKIGALRDRVTAFFTGRPPAAEAVEHAVEGNLHALVRAASDRAAEQTTELWRSSPAGRALIRDELRRSSAEFGPRLEHEIRAWQERVLDLVRDEGGHRRSVARLTSFGVNGAGLVLMLAVFAQTAGLTGLEVVVAGGTSAVSQKVLEAIFGDAAVRTLAARARDDLLTTVETLLDDEQQRFSERVDAVAPTADETTALRDALAEFETALRSYLRQPGLVR, encoded by the coding sequence ATGGACGGTCCACGGCTCGCCGACGCGCTGGAGGCGCTGCGCGCCTCGGTGGCCCGGGTCCGGCTCGGTCTGGCGGTGGTGGACGCCGAGGGCGCCCGCCGGTCGCAGTCCGAGCTCGTCGGTCAGGTGGACGACTATCTGCTGCCGAGGTTGCGCCAGCTGGACGCCCCGATGCTGGTCGCGGTCGGCGGCTCCACCGGGGCCGGCAAGTCGACGTTGGTGAACACGCTGGTCGGGGCCGAGGTGACGAAGGCCGGGTGGCTCCGGCCGACGACCCGCGCGCCGGTGCTCGTCTGCCACCCGGACGACGTCGGGTGGTTCGAGACCGACCGCATCCTGCCGGGGCTGTCGCGGACGACCGGGCGGCCTTCCGGGTCGGGTTCCGGGCCGGATGCCGACGCGGGTGCGCGCACGCTGCAGCTGGTGCCGCATGACGCCGTACCGCAGGGGCTCGCGCTGCTGGATCCGCCGGACATCGACTCGGTCGTCGCCGAGAACCGGGATTTGGCCGGTCAGCTGCTGGCCGCCGCGGACCTCTGGATCTTCGTCACCACCGCCGCCCGCTACGCCGACGCCGTCCCCTGGGACCTCCTGCACACCGCAGCCCAGCGCACCACCGCACTCGCGATCGTCCTCAACCGGGTGCCGCCCGAGGGTGTCAAGGAGATCGGCGACCACCTCCGTTCGATGCTCGCCGCCGAGCACCTCGGCGACACCGCCGTGTTCGCGATCCCCGAGGTCGAGCTGGAAGCCGAGCGCATCCCGGATGCGCAGATCGCCCAGCTGGGCATCTGGCTGGACGATCTCGCGGCCGACGCCGACGCCAGGGACGCGGTCATCCGCACGACGCTGACCGGGGCACTGACCAGCCTCCACGACCGCGTGACCGGCCTCTCCGACCAGCTGGACCAGCAGTTGCGAACCGCAGGCGAGCTACGCGGCCAGGCCGCCGAGCGCTACGAGGCCGCAGTGGACGCCGTCGACGAGGGCGTGCGCAGCGGCACCGTGCTGCGCGGCGAGGTGCTGGCCCGCTGGCAGGAGTTCGTCGGCACCGGCCAGTTCACCCGCAACCTGGAAGCCAAGATCGGGGCGCTCCGCGACCGGGTCACCGCGTTTTTCACCGGCCGCCCGCCAGCCGCCGAGGCCGTGGAGCACGCCGTCGAGGGCAACCTGCACGCGCTCGTGCGGGCGGCGTCCGACCGGGCTGCCGAGCAGACCACCGAGTTGTGGCGGTCCAGCCCCGCCGGGCGCGCGCTGATCCGCGACGAGCTGCGGCGGTCGTCGGCCGAGTTCGGGCCCCGCCTGGAGCACGAGATCCGCGCCTGGCAGGAGCGGGTGCTCGACCTGGTCCGGGACGAAGGCGGCCACCGCCGGAGCGTCGCGCGGCTGACGTCGTTCGGCGTGAACGGCGCCGGGCTGGTCCTGATGCTCGCGGTGTTCGCCCAGACCGCCGGCCTCACCGGCCTGGAGGTCGTGGTTGCGGGTGGGACGTCCGCGGTCAGCCAGAAGGTGCTCGAGGCGATCTTCGGCGACGCCGCGGTCCGGACCCTCGCGGCCCGGGCTCGCGACGACCTGCTGACGACCGTCGAAACGCTGTTGGACGACGAGCAGCAGCGGTTCTCGGAGCGGGTGGACGCCGTAGCGCCCACCGCTGACGAGACGACGGCGCTCCGTGACGCGCTGGCCGAGTTCGAGACCGCGCTGCGCTCGTACCTGCGGCAACCGGGGCTGGTGCGATGA
- a CDS encoding GTPase — translation MTLLARSAAEPALAPRLAALDRIVALGPARLDPDALATAERLSGKAAQRLRLGAEHTVVALAGTTGSGKSSLFNALVGTELAATGLRRPVTSTAQAAIWDPDGAAPLLDWLGVQRRHHLGDEGADDLAGLVLLDLPDVDSVKVNHRLEVDRLVELVDLVIWVVDPQKYADSALHDHYLRPLRTHADVTVVAFNQIDRVPTTARDGVLADLRGLLQREGLDGVPVLPVSARTGDGVPALRSRLVDAVAAHEASVRRLNADLRALGDELEPVCGPSGASDVDRADRAAVIGALTEASGADAVALAVARTHRSRTRAATGWPMTRWLARVRPSAATRLGLPGARLGSGPDNPSELVRTALPGPSAVQQARVDTALRNLVDRTTAGLPDPWPTVLTRAATGRREQLPDLLDRAVAGADLGLARRPRWWALIRVVQNLLALTALAGALWLIGLFVLDWFRLPEPPLPDLEAGGWDVPVPTAMLLGGVVVGLILGFLSARLGAFGARRRAALARRRIRSRVEQVAAEAVLEPVAAELSARGELCTAISRLRARR, via the coding sequence ATGACACTGCTCGCCCGATCGGCCGCCGAACCCGCGCTCGCGCCGCGTCTCGCCGCGCTCGACCGGATCGTCGCGCTCGGCCCCGCGCGGCTCGACCCGGACGCGCTGGCGACCGCCGAGCGGCTGTCCGGTAAGGCCGCCCAGCGGCTGCGGCTCGGAGCCGAGCACACGGTCGTCGCGCTGGCCGGCACCACGGGGAGCGGCAAGTCGTCGCTGTTCAACGCGCTGGTGGGCACGGAGCTGGCGGCGACCGGCCTGCGTCGCCCGGTGACGTCGACGGCCCAGGCGGCGATCTGGGACCCGGACGGTGCTGCGCCGCTGCTCGACTGGCTGGGCGTCCAGCGTCGGCACCACCTGGGTGACGAGGGTGCCGATGATTTGGCCGGGCTGGTGCTGCTCGACCTGCCGGATGTCGATTCGGTGAAGGTGAACCACCGGCTCGAGGTCGACCGGCTGGTGGAGCTCGTCGACCTGGTGATCTGGGTCGTCGACCCGCAGAAGTACGCCGATTCGGCGTTGCACGACCACTACCTGCGCCCGCTGCGCACGCACGCCGACGTCACGGTCGTGGCGTTCAACCAGATCGACCGGGTGCCCACCACGGCCCGCGACGGCGTGCTGGCCGACCTGCGTGGGCTGCTGCAGCGGGAAGGGCTGGACGGCGTGCCGGTGCTACCGGTCTCCGCACGGACCGGGGACGGGGTGCCCGCGCTGCGCTCCCGGCTGGTCGACGCGGTGGCCGCGCACGAGGCGTCGGTACGGCGGCTGAACGCCGACCTGCGTGCACTCGGCGACGAGCTGGAACCGGTCTGCGGCCCGTCCGGAGCCTCGGACGTCGACCGGGCCGACCGGGCGGCCGTGATCGGTGCGCTGACCGAGGCCTCCGGTGCGGACGCCGTCGCGCTGGCCGTCGCCCGCACCCACCGCAGCCGGACCAGGGCCGCGACCGGGTGGCCGATGACCCGCTGGCTGGCGCGGGTGCGTCCGAGCGCGGCGACGCGTCTCGGGCTGCCGGGTGCGCGGCTGGGTTCAGGTCCGGACAACCCGAGCGAACTCGTCCGCACCGCACTCCCGGGCCCCTCGGCTGTGCAGCAGGCCCGAGTCGACACCGCACTCCGGAACCTCGTGGACCGCACCACCGCGGGTCTACCCGATCCGTGGCCGACGGTCCTGACCCGCGCCGCCACCGGCCGCCGTGAACAACTCCCCGACCTGCTCGACCGCGCGGTCGCCGGTGCTGACCTGGGCCTGGCTCGGCGCCCCCGCTGGTGGGCGCTGATCCGAGTCGTGCAGAACCTGTTGGCGCTGACCGCGCTGGCCGGCGCACTCTGGCTGATCGGCCTGTTCGTCCTGGACTGGTTCCGGCTGCCCGAGCCGCCACTGCCGGATCTCGAAGCGGGCGGGTGGGACGTTCCGGTGCCCACCGCGATGCTGCTGGGTGGCGTCGTCGTCGGGTTGATCCTGGGTTTCCTCAGCGCGCGTCTCGGGGCGTTCGGTGCGCGGCGGCGGGCAGCGCTCGCCCGGCGTCGGATCCGGAGCCGGGTGGAGCAGGTGGCGGCCGAGGCCGTGCTCGAACCGGTTGCCGCCGAACTCTCGGCTCGCGGCGAGCTGTGTACGGCGATCAGTCGCCTACGGGCCCGTCGCTGA
- a CDS encoding S8 family serine peptidase, giving the protein MTATWAGVCRPVGAASAGLALGLAWTSGAVATPVPPLADDVAAVMHVVQLADEPIAAYAGGRSTGADPLAGTRPRRGQRLALDSDAVRRYRDHLDRQRRAVLARLPGVRPVYAYRWALNGFAAALTPDQVAAARRLPGVRSVIRDDVHTLDAVEPAGTTEFLGLPGPGGAWAPLGGPSRAGAGTVIGFVDSGIWADHPSFAGKRPPAPRFRGRCDGSALEAGRIVGSFRCRGAVVGARWYLDGLGRKTPDVSDPRSPADSDGHGTHTAAVAAGSDGVPATLGTLSGVAPAARIAAYKACWRVDGEATCAESDTVAAVDQAVADGVDVLNVAIEGASGGSPADDPLAAALYRAAQAGTFVATSAGNGGPAADTAHGKPWLTTVAAGTYDRRPVAGVRLGDGTRLTGVGLGTGTSQRPLADAADAAAPGVRKTSAQQCRRQSLDPAKIRGRIVLCLRGGNGRVEKSAEVARAGGVGMVLANPNVDELAADVHAVPAVHVDNGAYQRLRDYIRSSRPTAALEPARMRSTGVTRPEVAEYSARGPDGDSLAPDLMAPGTDVVAAVPPARTGTPFGLRSGTSVAAPQVAGAAALLRSRYPRWSPAAVKSALLTSATTRDAAGTPITTQGGEIAGPAEYGSGALSVRQALEPGLIFDSAAAATAPYSAQNTPAVVIGALAGVRTVRRTVTNVGDTTAEYVARVDEPPGVDVAVSPARLTLRPGETARFTVTAHRISAPYDQLAVGAITWSDGVHRVRMPVAVTPVVVAAPQAVQLGGTLTVVPGFTGRLSARIAGPVPAVGHTTRLRVTGKSSRFDASAPEASDQVARFTVTVPEGTALARFATDAEDHPIGTDLDLVVFRDGERVGRSGGSAADERVDLSTPEAGRYDVYVRLIAAPGSGPLPVRMDSYLVSDGAPAAERSVNTGTPLRLSGLRPTGPGRWLGRIVWSDGGTGEATTLVSGRTGVSDGPVGD; this is encoded by the coding sequence GTGACCGCGACCTGGGCTGGTGTCTGCCGGCCGGTCGGGGCGGCTTCGGCCGGACTGGCGCTCGGGCTTGCCTGGACGTCGGGTGCGGTCGCCACGCCGGTGCCCCCTCTCGCGGACGACGTCGCCGCAGTCATGCACGTCGTCCAACTCGCGGACGAGCCGATCGCCGCGTACGCCGGAGGCCGGTCCACCGGAGCCGACCCGCTGGCCGGTACCCGTCCGCGCCGGGGACAGCGCCTCGCGCTGGACTCGGACGCCGTCCGGCGGTACCGCGACCACCTGGACCGGCAGCGCCGGGCAGTACTGGCCCGGCTGCCGGGCGTGCGGCCGGTGTACGCCTATCGGTGGGCGCTCAACGGCTTCGCCGCCGCGCTCACCCCGGATCAGGTGGCTGCCGCGCGTCGGCTGCCGGGTGTCCGGTCGGTCATTCGGGACGACGTTCACACGCTGGACGCCGTCGAGCCTGCCGGAACCACGGAGTTCCTCGGGCTGCCCGGACCGGGCGGAGCCTGGGCGCCGCTGGGCGGACCCTCGCGAGCCGGCGCCGGGACCGTCATCGGGTTCGTCGACTCCGGGATCTGGGCCGACCACCCGAGTTTTGCCGGGAAGCGCCCGCCTGCTCCGCGGTTCCGGGGCAGGTGCGACGGAAGTGCGCTGGAGGCGGGGCGGATCGTCGGGTCGTTCCGCTGCCGGGGTGCGGTGGTCGGCGCCCGCTGGTACCTCGACGGGCTCGGCCGGAAGACGCCGGACGTGTCCGACCCCCGCTCACCGGCCGACTCCGACGGGCACGGCACGCACACGGCGGCGGTGGCCGCAGGCTCCGACGGCGTTCCGGCGACGCTCGGCACCCTCTCGGGGGTGGCTCCTGCAGCCCGGATCGCGGCGTACAAGGCCTGCTGGCGCGTCGACGGGGAAGCGACCTGCGCGGAGTCCGACACGGTCGCCGCTGTGGACCAGGCGGTCGCCGACGGCGTCGATGTGCTGAACGTGGCGATCGAGGGCGCGTCCGGGGGTTCGCCCGCCGACGATCCGCTCGCGGCCGCCCTGTACCGGGCCGCGCAGGCCGGGACGTTCGTCGCCACCTCGGCAGGCAACGGCGGACCGGCCGCCGACACCGCCCACGGCAAGCCATGGCTCACCACGGTCGCCGCCGGAACCTACGACCGGCGTCCGGTGGCCGGCGTGCGGCTCGGGGACGGCACCCGCCTCACCGGTGTGGGCCTCGGCACCGGAACCTCGCAGCGGCCCCTGGCTGACGCCGCCGACGCTGCCGCGCCCGGCGTCCGGAAGACCTCGGCCCAGCAGTGCCGGCGGCAGTCGCTCGATCCGGCGAAGATCCGCGGCCGGATCGTGCTCTGCCTCCGGGGCGGCAACGGCCGGGTGGAGAAGAGCGCCGAGGTCGCGCGGGCGGGCGGCGTCGGCATGGTGCTCGCGAACCCGAACGTCGACGAACTCGCCGCCGACGTGCACGCGGTCCCGGCCGTCCACGTCGACAACGGCGCCTACCAGCGGCTGCGGGACTACATCCGGTCGTCGCGTCCGACCGCCGCGCTCGAACCCGCGCGGATGCGCTCGACCGGCGTCACGCGCCCCGAGGTCGCCGAGTACTCCGCACGCGGCCCGGACGGCGACTCGCTGGCGCCCGACCTGATGGCGCCGGGCACCGACGTTGTCGCCGCGGTCCCGCCCGCCCGGACCGGTACGCCGTTCGGGCTCCGCTCCGGTACCTCGGTCGCCGCACCCCAGGTTGCGGGCGCGGCGGCACTGCTGCGGAGCCGATACCCGCGCTGGTCGCCCGCCGCGGTGAAGTCCGCGCTGCTGACCTCGGCGACGACCAGGGACGCCGCCGGAACGCCGATCACTACCCAGGGTGGCGAGATCGCCGGGCCGGCCGAGTACGGGTCGGGCGCGCTGTCGGTGCGACAGGCGCTGGAGCCCGGCCTGATCTTCGACTCGGCGGCGGCCGCCACCGCGCCGTACAGCGCGCAGAACACTCCCGCGGTGGTGATCGGTGCGCTGGCAGGCGTCCGGACCGTACGGCGGACCGTGACGAACGTCGGGGACACCACCGCGGAGTACGTGGCACGCGTGGACGAGCCACCCGGCGTCGACGTGGCGGTCAGCCCGGCCCGGCTGACCCTCCGACCGGGAGAGACGGCCCGGTTCACGGTGACCGCGCATCGGATCTCGGCCCCGTACGACCAGCTGGCGGTCGGGGCGATCACCTGGTCGGACGGTGTCCACCGGGTGCGGATGCCGGTCGCGGTCACGCCGGTTGTCGTCGCCGCACCGCAGGCGGTGCAGCTCGGCGGCACGCTCACCGTCGTCCCCGGCTTCACCGGCAGGCTCAGTGCTCGGATCGCCGGGCCGGTGCCTGCGGTCGGGCACACCACCAGGCTGCGGGTGACCGGGAAGTCGTCGCGCTTCGATGCTTCCGCTCCCGAGGCGTCCGACCAGGTCGCGCGGTTCACCGTGACCGTGCCGGAGGGCACTGCGCTGGCCCGCTTCGCCACCGACGCCGAAGACCACCCGATCGGCACCGACTTGGACCTCGTGGTGTTCCGGGACGGCGAGCGGGTGGGGCGCAGCGGCGGATCGGCTGCCGATGAGCGGGTTGATTTGTCGACACCGGAAGCGGGCCGGTACGACGTGTACGTCCGGTTGATCGCGGCGCCGGGCTCCGGGCCGCTGCCGGTCCGGATGGATTCGTACCTGGTCTCCGACGGTGCGCCCGCCGCGGAGCGGTCGGTGAACACGGGGACGCCGCTGCGGCTGAGTGGCCTTCGACCCACTGGCCCCGGGCGATGGCTCGGTCGGATCGTCTGGTCCGACGGGGGGACAGGCGAGGCGACGACGCTGGTGAGCGGACGTACCGGGGTCAGCGACGGGCCCGTAGGCGACTGA
- a CDS encoding DeoR/GlpR family DNA-binding transcription regulator, producing MVPEQRRQQIVTALGTRGMVRADDLANQLGVSLETIRRDLNELERRGELTRVYGGATRAPKRSESWERRVASRVPAKRAIARYAIRLLRPQQTVVFDMGTTIYEAAKALPADWVGSVLTTSGHVAQHLSDYPGVRVQLVPGQVREEELSVSGPEAEQVFAGGFSDVALVCAGGVHPQAGLTGCHEGEAAVRRHMIARSFERYVLADSSKLGRVSQYRVTDLSSITAVITDSEVTKDVLDALVARGLRVHVAPPVPVDQPA from the coding sequence ATGGTCCCTGAACAGCGCCGCCAGCAAATCGTGACCGCCCTGGGCACGCGGGGCATGGTGCGGGCGGACGACCTGGCCAACCAACTCGGCGTCTCGCTCGAGACCATTCGGCGCGACCTGAACGAGTTGGAACGCCGTGGCGAACTCACCCGTGTTTACGGAGGAGCCACGCGGGCCCCGAAACGATCGGAGAGCTGGGAGCGGCGAGTCGCCTCCCGGGTTCCGGCGAAGCGTGCGATCGCCCGCTACGCGATCCGTCTACTCCGGCCACAGCAGACGGTCGTGTTCGACATGGGCACCACGATCTACGAGGCGGCGAAGGCATTACCCGCCGACTGGGTCGGTTCGGTGCTCACCACCTCGGGCCATGTGGCCCAGCACCTCTCGGACTATCCGGGCGTCCGGGTGCAGTTGGTGCCCGGTCAGGTCCGAGAGGAGGAGCTGTCGGTCTCCGGCCCGGAGGCCGAACAAGTCTTCGCCGGCGGTTTCTCGGACGTCGCGCTGGTTTGCGCGGGCGGTGTGCACCCGCAGGCCGGGTTGACCGGCTGTCACGAGGGTGAGGCCGCGGTCCGGCGGCACATGATCGCGCGCAGCTTCGAGCGCTACGTGCTGGCCGACTCGTCCAAACTCGGGCGGGTCTCGCAGTACCGGGTCACCGATCTGAGTTCGATCACCGCGGTGATCACCGACTCGGAAGTGACGAAGGACGTGCTCGACGCGCTGGTCGCGCGAGGGCTGCGGGTGCACGTGGCGCCTCCGGTCCCGGTCGACCAGCCGGCGTAG